In Kwoniella pini CBS 10737 chromosome 2, complete sequence, the sequence TTGGACACAAAGGAAAATTCCCTCTTGTGTCTAGCTGTGAACGCTGCTTCGAAATCACCATCTTCGGGATGCTTTATCATTAAACTGGTATCCGTACCTTCGTATCTAAGGTTGTAGAATAGTGTATGGGATATCTTGTCCTCTTTGACACCTTGTTCCAACAGATTGTTGGTGGCTTTCTGTCGCATAGCCTCTGCTCGAGCTGCCAATCGAGGCAGTGCGTCGGTGGTAAGAATCTCCACTGAGGGTTCAGTCATATCGGTCCCAATCTCAGCGAGTGCAATACCGTAAGCTGACAAAACCGAAGAGTATTTATGCACAAGGACTGAATGTATGCCAAGATTTGTGGCGATGGCGCAGGCATGTTGTCCGCCCGCTCCCCCAAAGCACGACAAGTTGTGCGATGCCGTTCGAAAACCTCGATTTTCAGTCAACGCTCGGATAGGTCTTGCCATATTCTCGTTGGCCACCCGCAGGAAACCGGCAGCAACCTGTTCGGGAGTGAATGGTGTGGTAACCTCCTTATTGATCTCGCTTGTGAGTTCGGTGAAGAGTCGCCTGGTAGTATCATAGTCTAGTGCCTCATTCTCATTAGGGCCAAAGACTAGAAGACACCAAGTCATCAGCCTGGAACGGCCACGGTGAAACTCTGGcaagaaaatgaaaatgactGACTTTGAGGGAATGAAGGCGCATGAAGCCGACCAAGGAATAGGTTCGCATCTATATGTTACCGAAGTCAATAAGCAGAGCATCGTAGTTCATAAAATCGAGCTTACCGGTGACTGTAAGTGGACCACCTTTGCGGTAGCATGCCGGGCCAGGATGCGCCGATGCAGACTGCAGAGAGTCAGTTCAAGGCTCAACCATTCCGGCCGTATGAACCCACCTCTGGTCCGACCACAAACATTCCGTTTCTCCAGAATAAAATCGATCCTCCACCAGCCGCAACGGTGTTGATATCTAGTTGAGGCGATTGAATTGTCACACCCGCTGTCCTAGTTTCAAAGACGTGATCATAATGTCCTCCATACCGAGAGACATCTGTTGACGTGCCGCCCATGTCGAACCTGTGGGACATTAGCGAATGAGAAACTTCACGACGGCGACTGAGTGATTAACGAAAATTTGTAATCCAGACTCAGATGTGCTCACCCGATGACCGGACTACCCTCTTCTGGGTCGTAGCAAGTACGTGCATAACCTACAACACCTCCAGCTGGACCACTAAGGATAGCTCTGAGGCCTGAAAACGAGTTGATACCAGCCAGACTCCCATCGGATTGCATGAATGCTACCACCGTGCCATGGGGGTCTTGGAAACCTCCCTTGAATCCTTTGCTGAATGAGGAGATGTATTGCTGAATACCAGGAGTGAGATAGGCATCTGCCGTTGCACTTTGTCCTCGTGGTACGATTTTGACTAGACCACCTGCATCAGATAGACTCCCTAAAGGAAAAGCATTCTTGGACTCACTCATAGGCTGAAGCTGACTACTCAGACTGACTTGGGTGAATCCTATCTCCTTGGCGAGTCTTCCAATTTCGATCTCATGATCTTGGTAGGTAAACGAGTGCATCAGAGTCACGGCAATGGATCGGAAGCCCTCGTCGTaaagttgttgaagattgTTTCGCACGCTTGCAGTGTCTGCCATCTTCCCGTCAGTTACTcacttcttcagcttcaaaaGGTTCAAAACTCACCTAAAGGCTCAAGAATCCTAATTTTGTCGCCGCTCAATCCTTTTACATACTTATCTCCCTCAGGACTCGAATCCGCATCACTAGACAAAAGCTCCGCTCTGGACTCAATGGTGACTCGCTCATCTACCTCCACCACTTTCTCATACAGCACGTCTGGTCTTTTGATGTGCAAGGAGAAAAGATCGGGCCGAGTTTGATCCCCAATGCGCAAAAGGTCTTTGAAGCCTCGTGTGACAAGCAGAGCACACTTTTCTCCTTTACGTTCAAGGAGAGCGTTGGTACTATTCAGTCTCTAGTTAGTGAGACAGTACTCGAAGAGTAGACTTCGATATCAGACTGAACTTACGCAACAGTCGTTCCCATCAAGATATGTGATATCCTCGAGGTATCGATCAATTCATCTCGTCCTATCTTTTTACCTTCGAACCTCTCCATAACCCTACGAATCCCTTCCGTCGGTGCATCCtgaagtgagtttcatCAGATCATGTCCTATCAAGAAGGCAAGTCGCAGCTACTCACGTTGTAGTTGGAAGGATCTACGGACAGGAGTTTGACTAAAAAAGGACTTCCATTCTCCGGAATCGCAACGCAATCGGTAAACGTTCCACCTGTTTAACATGTATGTGAGCCGGATTCTCCTTGTCAACTCATATCGACTGTCTGTGTGAACCTACCACGATCTGAGATGATGTCAGCTAAAGGACAAGCGAATGAACAACTGGGTCACTTACCAATTGCAATTTTGATCCGTCCAGTAAGGTCTGTCGCAGTTGGCATATTCTAACAAGTATAATCTGCGGCCTGGAGTGAGAAGGGAATATGTTGTTTCTGAATGTCTGATCAATCAGTCACAGGCCTTAAGTGTCGATCAGCTATGCTCAAATTTGAAGACAGATCTAGCCGTAGATTATTGAAAGTCTTCACATCCACTGATCCATTTGTTTACAAATATCCTTGGGGTCGGGACTGGATTAGATGTGCTCAGATATATCCGGAAGCAGGACGGTAGGTTTATCCACCAGCCAAAATCGACTCACCTGATTATCCGGCCAATGCTTTCCCGGAATCATGTCTATGTAATCCTACTCGTCGAATTACCCAGCAAATCAGCCGTGTTGGTGCAGCGACTGACGTATTCAGTGAGGGTTGGCATCCGTTCAGAGTTTACCCTCCCATTCAGTTCCCCTGATGCTGGGTAAAGCTAGTTACAATTTAGCCTCTTATCACTGCGCTATCGTCCAATAGTCACACGCTGACATGTTACAATGCCCTCTGATCGCAAAAGCAGACTTGACTGTTAATTTGGATAGGAATTTAGGCATCTTGTACGCATGAAACTGATAATAAGATACAAGATGTCGAAGGAGAGTACGTCGACGTGTAATTCTTTCGCTCTGACTAGCGATATTTGATCGATCCCTCCGATATGACGTATTGTCACGGCAACAGTTCAAAGCTAAAGTGCCGCCGCGAGATCATAAGACGCGGGATGTAGCATGCATACGATGCGAACGGGCAGCACAATCGGACTACAATGAACCCTATCTATTGATCCTACTCAAAAAGACCGTCAGAATTCAGTGGCTCGGGTCTTAAGATGGGGTCGTGTGTAGATGTCGTGCCGTTGATGCTACAGCATAGTCAGCGGCTACCTAAGCAAGTCTACACGACACAGAATATTCCTCACCTGACCAACCGGTAGCCATTGTCGTGTGGTTCGCAAGCTTTCAGGACATAATTTGGCAAACACAATTGTCTCGCTCTCATCTTCCGGCGTCGGAGTAGAACATATAGTGCCGTTGGGAGCGCAGAGTAGAGAATGACCGTAAGATATGTACTTCCCGAATCAGGTCAGCGCAAGCAGATTTTATGTATCGTCGttcaactcacttcagCTGTATTGTCCCTGGCAGGGGAACACATGCCCAcatatatttgattgtcTATTGCCCTTGCTCTTTGCAATACTTCCCAAGCTAAAGGACCAGACACATGGTTGAATGCTGATGGGAGAAGATACGCACAAATGCTTGGGTCCTGCTCAAGCAGCGCGGAGAGGAAATGGGGGAACCGTATGTCATAGCAGATTGCAAGAGCTAACGTTCCGAACGCTTCGATCGAAAAGTAAGATGTCATCACCTTGCCCTTTCAGCTGCTTCAACCAGCCAATTACTCACGGGTCTTCACGATGATAGGAGTATCTCCCGGAGTGATCACATCGGACTCTCGGACGGTGATTGCACCGGGAACATCCACGTTGTACAAGTGATGTTTCCTGTATTTTGCGACCATACATCCTATACAATTTAGTGAGACGAATATCGAAGCACCATGCGCCGTAGATTCACTTACCTTCCGCGTTCCAAACAGTCAAGGTGTTCCAAACTCTGAAACCTTCTGCAGGAGCGTCTGCCGCTTTCTCCGGCATGGACCCTCCGATGATCCAGCATCCGGTATCTATGGCTGCTTTGGAGAGCATCTAAAGTATCATCACAGAGTTTCGCAATACATCAACTACCATACCATCTTCCCAGTCAGAAACTTACGTGCAAAGTCGGACTGATTTTACTCGAAGGCAGTTCAGCAGGGGTGACAGGCTTTCCGGCAACCGCTTCAGGAATGACCTCAGCGTTAGGTGCATGTGCACTGCACTCCATAGGTGAGTTGAATATCTCCTATCGTTTCTATCATTAGAATTTTGACTGTGAATCTACAATCAATAGCGAGCACTCACCGGTAACATGACCACATCCACTTTGGGATGAGCTAAATCTCCGCATGCAGCTTTGCTGATCATCGTAGCAGTATGCTGcagatttgataatttgtcCCGAGTTATATTTCCCAGCTGAACCATGGCGAGTGTGAAAGATTTGAAACCGGGCAGAACAGTATACTGGTCAGGGCCGGTCGCCGCCAAGGTTTCGTTCACCATGTCGAAGGCAGTTGTTGAAAATTGGTACTCAGGTTTACAAGTGAAAGGTGAACTTGGTACTAGGATCGCAAGTGTGCACTATATATGTTGACCTTGCAATCATATAGCAGAGATACAGACGAAACGACCCGCTGATAATGCTGGAAACGGGGCTGTCACCGACCGAACTGTGAACTGAGGGATTCTTTTCGTTACATTATCGGCAAATTGTTCCGGGTAAACTTGGCACGACGAAATGTAGCGAATTGCAGTATCTGCGGCATGtttgatcattttgataCCGATAGTAAGCAATTGAGAATCGTCTATACATATCAGTCGCATCGTTCCTTTTTCACAATTACAACTTGAGCGTTTCATAGTCCAATCACCAATATTTTCGTGATGTCGCACCCAGCCGCCTCTGTCGGTGATACAGaatccttctttcaatctcCTCAACAGAGCCACTTCGCTCGACGATGGAGCGCTGCTCAAGTGGACCGATTGAGAAACCCCGGTGGTCTAGAGGAGTATCCTCTGGCCAACACTCAAGGTTTGAAACTACGTAACAAATTGAGCGAGGTTGCGACCAAACGCGAGACATGCTGGACATTTGGGGCGGCGGATCCGATAATGGCGCATGAAATGGGGGAGGCGGGATTTGGTATGTTGCAAGTCATGAGTTCTCCCTGCATACTATCCGTTGACATGTTATGATGACCTGATGATCAGAGACGCTGTACCAAAGTGGAGCTAACGCGACTCTGTGTGAGACGCCTACCTTCGATTGCGGAGGCGACCTTGTCAGTGCATCTCACGTCTTATGCGTGTGGTAGAATGCTGAATCGACTAGGCCGACTACACTTACGATACGCTGCCCAAAAGAGTGAAACAGATCGTTCAGAATCAGCTACACTGGGCAAGAGTAGATAGGACAAGGGATACATGCAACTTGGATCGACTTGTCCCAATCATTGCGGATGGCGATTCCGGGTGAGTCTTGctcgatgatgatcatcCAGAGCGAGCGCTGATATACAAAATTATAGCCACGGAAATTCAACAGCTACAATGAAGCTCGTCAAGCTATTTTTGGATGCGGGGGCAGCTGCAATTCACTTTGACGACATGTTGTCGGGTGAAAAGAACTTCAGCGTCGGATCCCTTACCCATGTTCTGGTACCGGTTCGAGAACATATCAGAAGACTTTTAGCGGCGAAGCTGCAGCTGGACATTGCCGGGTATGTTATTACAGTCTCGTCCCTTATAGATGCCATGCTGATCAGACTCAAAGGGTGCATACTGTACTCATAGCACGAACAGATTCCGAGTCTGCCAGCAGGATCACTTCAGCAATCGACCCGTTAGACCGGCCGTTCATACTTGGACGAACCAAATTGGGCCATCCCTCTTTATCGCGACGAATGATGGATTCAAAGTCTGTGGGAGCAGTCAGACTAGCTGAAGAACAAGCTTGGGAACAAGAAGCACGACTGTGTACCCTTGATGAGGCAGTGCGGGAACAGTGCTCGCTTGAAGATTACAAGAGTTTCGAATCGCCATCCCGTGGACTGGATGTAGCCGATGCTCTTCTGATCGCTCGGCAATACGGCGTGATATGGGATTGTGAGGGGTGTAGAAATACAAGAGGGTGGTATCGATATCGAGGAAATATAGAAGCGGCAATCGCAAGATCGAAAGCATATGCCGACTACGCAGACATGGTGTGGTCCTGTGCCCCTGGTTATAACTTGGACAATGTGAAAAGATACGCTTCGGCGATCCATGAGAAGTTTCCTGGTAAGTGGATGGGATACAATTGGTCCTTCGGAACATTCGAAAGTGAGTACTCATCTCGTATAAGCTGATACATTAGTAGTTCTATGAAATGCTGACGAGTGGCGTAGATGAATCGGATGAGGATATAGCCTCCCTGGTCAGAACAGTGGGCCGACTTGGGTTCGTTTGGCAATTCAATCCGCAAGCAGGCTTCTACGAGCAAGGGGTAGCCATGAACCGTTTCGCAAAGGCCATGTACAAGGACCATATGCTTCCATACGTCAAGAGTATAGATGCAGGTACCAAGGAGGGTGTTAGTGTCGTAGACTGGTACGAACAGGCAGGGGACCTGACGGATGCAATGACGGATGCCATACAATAATAGTGGAGTTCACATGCATTTACTAGCGACAAGTGTAGTGGTAGCAAATGAGAGGTCCCGTGGCCTTTACGGATGTGGAACCgcatcatcacctttatAATTTTCGAATACAATAAGTTGGAATAGCATACCATGCCGCGCAGATAACCCTTGATGGTTCCCAACGTGAACTATCATTCCACATACTCATGTACGAAGAATGGGATAAACAAGCAGCCCTGAATTACGTAAAGATAGATATTCCTTATCTCGCTGGGCCTATTCCCAGGCATACTTTTCCCAAGTTTAGccgaagaaagaaaatataCAGGTGCGGGTAAACTTTGAGACCCTGAGGACCTTATCGTAAGTTTTATGTTTTCCCTTCGGATTCTTTTTGAACGCCCGGTTCGAACATTGCTTTTGTACACTGGTTATATTCATCCGAAAAACAGGAAATTCTTTACCTCATATTTGTGGATTGGATGAAGATCGAACTCCGGATTGTATAAAAGGAAGGGATAGTTTGGAAGTCATTCCACCATTCCTATCATATCCTCGCACGAACCAATAACGACGATGTCCCATCATATTGAGCCGGAAATCGCTCCGGTGTATGCCCTCGACCAATTGGACAACGATGTCAAGTCGCAAGACAAAGACTTGACGCCGTCATCGATCAATGTTCTTGATGCTGAAGACCAACATACCGAGCCTGTAGTTCAGGTTCGGCTTGAGCGTCGCTTGCAGAGTAGACACATGCAGTGAGTCGTGTGTTACAACCGTGCTCGGCTATGACGCTAACCTTGCAAAAAGGATGATTGCCTTTGGAGGTGTCATTGGCAGTGGATTCTTCGTCGCTTTAGGAAGTGGTTTCCACAGTGCTGGACCTGCCGGTCTCCTGATCTCGTTCTCTCTCGTTGGGTGCCTACTCTGGATAGGTGAGTGGTGGTTACTGATCAGCTTAGAAGGTGTACTAATAAAGATGAACCGTAGTAATGCAAGCCGTAGGAGAGATGTCCGCATTTATGCCTATATCAGGGTCTTTCATGGCTTTTGTAGGTCATTCTCAGCGACTCGATAAGGTGCTTGGCTCATGTACTTCATCTAGTCTACTAAATTCATCGATGAATCGGTTGGATTTGCTATCGGTTGGGGTTATTGGTTCCTGTGGGCCACCCTTGGTATTTCTGAATACAACACCATGACCATCCTTCTGTCCTACTGGAACACCCACATTCCGTCTTACGGGTGGATTCTACTGTTCAACGTGTTTTTCTTGG encodes:
- a CDS encoding isocitrate lyase, yielding MSHPAASVGDTESFFQSPQQSHFARRWSAAQVDRLRNPGGLEEYPLANTQGLKLRNKLSEVATKRETCWTFGAADPIMAHEMGEAGFETLYQSGANATLCETPTFDCGGDLADYTYDTLPKRVKQIVQNQLHWARVDRTRDTCNLDRLVPIIADGDSGHGNSTATMKLVKLFLDAGAAAIHFDDMLSGEKNFSVGSLTHVLVPVREHIRRLLAAKLQLDIAGVHTVLIARTDSESASRITSAIDPLDRPFILGRTKLGHPSLSRRMMDSKSVGAVRLAEEQAWEQEARLCTLDEAVREQCSLEDYKSFESPSRGLDVADALLIARQYGVIWDCEGCRNTRGWYRYRGNIEAAIARSKAYADYADMVWSCAPGYNLDNVKRYASAIHEKFPGKWMGYNWSFGTFENESDEDIASLVRTVGRLGFVWQFNPQAGFYEQGVAMNRFAKAMYKDHMLPYVKSIDAGTKEGVSVVDWYEQAGDLTDAMTDAIQ